From Solanum stenotomum isolate F172 chromosome 2, ASM1918654v1, whole genome shotgun sequence:
GATAGTTGATTAGTTTAACTACCATTAGGATCGGAGGTTAGGTATATGTCTCACTCCTTTCTATTTTTTGATGTAGATATTAATATACGAGGTAGGGTCAATGTCAAATTCCGATTGGGAGATGAAAGTttggataaatatatttaatagcAACAAAAAAGAAACCCACTATATACTAGTCAAAGATTTAAGTGTTAGTTGATATGTCTAAATAAAAAGTGATGGAAAATTTAATGCCCCCTCTCATATGAATTTGGCCTAACAACACTAGTAACAACAAGAAATTAGCAATGGATAAACTTTTGTaaataaaagaagtaaaaatctcatgttaattttatttaactatGGATTAGCCATATggattataagaaaattcaattagCTAGGAGATTTTTAGCTACCGATTAACTGAGAATGACCAACAAATTTCGTAGCTAATTTCATGTTTTCTTATAGTAAAAGTTATGTAGATGACTAAATGTGAACCTGATTCGGCTTTCTTACCGTAATGAAATAAGAATTTTCACTAagaagattaaaaatataaaaattctatatacatacatacattcGATAGTAAAAAAGTTTACCTTGTACATATATACgaagtaattttttatattcaacACTCGAACTCAAACCAGGATAGGTGAAGCAGGTAGCTAGGCTTGCCATGCATGACATATGACACAATGAGACACGACTCACGAGGCATGTTTCGAAAGCAGCCCATGTCAGTTGTTAATTAGGTCAAATTAGTACTTTTTTCTGTCCAATATAGAGTACTCCATCAGTCCATTTTATATGAAGTAGTTTGATTCGAcacgaaatttaaaaaagaaatgaagatgtTTAAAACTtatggtccaaaatgaatgataaaaatttgtgtgactgtaaattatttctttaagggtaaaatagacattttatagttaaattattatttaatataaaaatatatcattcttttggggacagattaaaaagaaaaataagtcacataaattaggacagaaGAAGTAATTATTtactattgacttgacatataGATTAAGAATAATAcatgatgaaataatattaCCAAATGCTCTTTTCGTCTctatttatttgtcaaatattttctaatttaatgtccctttttatttgtcatttttggtaaatcaagaaaagataatttatcttccctattataccctcaatttattaaNatttaaaaaagaaatgaagatttttaaaatttgtggtccaaaatgaatgatagaaatttgtgtgactgtaaattatttcattaagggtaaaatagacattttatagttaaattattatttaatataaaaatgtgtcattctttttgggacagattaaaaagaaaaataaatcacataaattaggacagaagaaataattatttactattgacttgacatagagATTAAGAATAGTAcatgatgaaataatattaCCAAATGCTCTTTTCGTCTctatttatttgtcaaatattttctaatttaatgtccctttttatttgtcatttttggtaaatcaagaaaagataatttatcttccctattataccctcaatttattaacaTTGAGTTAATGTCTTTGAAAAATGTACTGACTAAATATTTGAGACCTTATCAATTAATAAGtctaaaatggtaaattcactatACCAATCAAGTAAGTGTGTCGagtcaaaatttaacaagtaaaaagGGACGAAGAGAATATATGTCATCTAAACATTGAAAAAGGAAGTATTCAAGTACTTAATAGGGTAAAATTGATacaatatgttaaattattgattgattttataaattagaCAATTATCGTTGAACaatctaaaataatataataaataaataaaaataaacacaggaattatataatatattctaaattatataaatattgtttACGCTATAGAACTGAAATAATAAAAGTCTGTTGAGCAGAAAACATGCATTATATTTGTcagaggaaaaaaaagaaaatatatattcacaattcctattttttttggtttactTGGTAATCCGCTCCTCAAGTTGTTACGCTCTACAATACttatcatttcataaaatcaatgcataaattatcatattgttccttttttactcTTGTAgttattaactttgaaaatatacatttgaccaacttagaaaagttaaataaatgattcatgttaattggttaaattaattaatcaaaatagatTAATTCATATACAttaattgaaaacttgagttccaaaaaaattaaataagggtagaatggtaaagttacatcatttcttaaggcaagtgcaaaataaaaatgtgataTATGAGGGAGTATAATTATTGATCAGTGGATCTATAAattttgtgtatttgaaaattGGCAACCGTAAACATGTATTTATAAAAGGAACATCCGAACATGGAAATATGCGATTTATTAATACAATCTCTTTGGACATTTTGATATCTTATTTATTAGCATGATTTGCTCATTTGGTAAGATtataaaaattgagaaaaatttgATAGTTTTCATAACTTGTGATGTTTtcatgtttataaaaataatattatatccgtccacttttaattgtcatagtttcctctttagagtcaaacgataataactttaactaatattttacgatgtattttccatcatattgatatgcaaaaaattacaatttatagtacttttcgtatagttttaaatatctaaattttttgtttaaaacatcgaattaatgtaatctaatttcaCATtgtaaattagtcaaattatctTTCGAAAAACGCAATTTGACAATCAAAAAGTGGACGGAAGGAGTAGAGtacaatttatagaaaaaacttcttaaattttgtatcaaGTCAAATTATATCGCATAAAGTAATACTGATCACGAAGGGAATAGTATCTTTGACCTTACTACTTCATAGCTTGCGCGTTAGGTTTGCTGCAAGCCTTGTAACAACCAAATTTTACATGTAAAGCGAGTCCGTGTAGACCAAAATAAAGAAAGTGTATACAAGTTTGATTTCTttgaattctatttttttttatatataactttttGTTCTCCATATGTTTCATTTATGTAGCacttttcttataatttatttttaaaaatattgacattttttaCATTTGACAGTCGGAATAAGATTTTTGGTCAcgattattaataaaaaaaattgttttgatttttgtgaTACACGACTCAATATATTACCTCTATAATTAAAATTGTGTGTTTCTTGGTtcctttatataaaaattaaattatttttaggaaTATATTATCCTCATACATGGagtaattcataaaaaaataaaattatttgcaCTAAagttgttaaattattttataacaaaagaTCACTTaatctttttaatataaatatcacaAAAATTGCTAAACtattaattttctattataaaaaaatcaccCAACTTTGCTTAAGTATCAcataaagtaattttttaattataaaaattaataattttaattacactaaaataaaatcaaatgagTAAGGTTAGTCCACCGACTAGTCTTTTGTCTTGTCTATTTTCTCCCGTCAAAATTAAACCAAcctttgaattattttctattttattttttcaacctAACATCTttagtcaaaaataaaataaaaaatctagtCTAAACAAACCTTCTTAGCACCCCTTTTTTGCCCCATTCCTGTTCAACACTTCACAATTTTTCTTAGTCAATATTCAATTTAGCTCACACGttcatgaaatattttcttattaaaattataatacataGTTTTGATAGTACTAtacttcaattatattaaatattgaacGTTGAACCGCGTGACATCAACAAActcacatatatatacacattaacTCCCTACAAACTCTTATTAATTTCTATAACTTGCaaacaataaaatcataaaaccaAACTCATTTCCAAAgatttaatttcaagttcaagttaagctttgtttctttttgttgcTGTAATATAAAAACAATGATTTCAACATGGAGGAAGAAAAGAGCATCGAGGAGTAACTCAaagaaacaaattgaagaaaaaaccATGGAGTTGTTGATGGTTCCTAGCCATTTCAAGTGTCcaatttcattagatttgaTGAAGGATCCAGTGACGTTGTCGACGGGGATCACGTATGATCGAGTGAGTATCGAGACATGGATTGAAAATGGAAATCAAACATGTCCCATCACTAAAAAAGTGGTGAAGACACTTGAGCCAATTCCTAATCACACAATGAGGAAAATGATCCAAGAATGGTGTGTTGTGAATAAAGATTATGGGATCGAGAGGATCCCAACTCCAAGAATCCCCGTTACCTCATCAGAGGTAACGGTGATTCTTAGGAAGATTGAGTCTTGCTGCAAATTGCAGCAAGGCTCAGAGTCTAGTCGCGAACTAGTAATGAAAATGAGGAAGATGATAAAAGAAAGTACGAGGAATAAACGTTGTTTTATTGCAAATGGTGCAGGGAAGATCTTATCATCTACACTTCTTGATTTTACGGAGAAATCATCCGTTTATGAAGTTGAAACAATGGAAGAAATTTTATCAACTTTGACAATATTATTGCCTCTAGATGGTGAGTCCAAGTCAATTCTTGGATCAAAATCATCTTTAAATTGCATGATTTGGTTCTTGAAATGTGGAAGTTTATCAAGTAGGAGAAATTCAGTGTTTTTGCTTAAAGAAATCATGAGAATGGAAGAAACATGGAGAGTAGAAGAGTTATTAAAGATTGATGGAGGTTTGGAATCATTAGTGAAGTTAGTAAAAGAGCCAATATGTCCTACAACTACAAAAGCTTCTTTATTAACAATTTACCATATGGTTAATTCATCACAATTATCAAATGAGAAAGCAAGATCCAAATTTGTTGATTTGGGGTTAGTGGAATTACTTATAGAGACACTTGTGGATTGTGAAAAGAGCATATGTGAAAAAGTATTGGGAATTTTGGCTAGAATTTGCAACTCAcaagaaggaagaaaaagggCTAATAATTATGCCTTAACTATTCCTGTTTTGATCAAGAAATTATTGAGAGTTTCAGATTTAGCAACTGAATTTTCAGTTTCAATATTATGGAAGTTATTAATTGAGAAAAGGGATAATGTTGTGCTTATTAATGAAGCACTTCAAGTTGGTGCATTTCAAAAGTTATTGTTACTAATACAAGTTGGTTGTAGTGAAAATACTAAGGAGAAGGCAAGTgagttgttgaaattgttgaatttgcaTAGAGGTGAGGTAGAATGTATTGATTCTTTGGACTTGAAGAACCTAAAGAGGccattttgaacatttagtttagttgATATTATGTGTATACattcatttttcatatttcaatgtacaaaattgaacaAGGAATAATAAGTTATGAATATTCTTTTGGATATAACTTTGtattcttcttttttacttATAGAAGTTTATGTTGAACATGAATGAAATTTATGTTGTTGGAAAATGGCTATTGTCCTAGTGACTTTGTATGATATTTCGCTCCCTTGTTTTTAGTGTTGACGtaacaaattatat
This genomic window contains:
- the LOC125854263 gene encoding U-box domain-containing protein 21-like; this encodes MISTWRKKRASRSNSKKQIEEKTMELLMVPSHFKCPISLDLMKDPVTLSTGITYDRVSIETWIENGNQTCPITKKVVKTLEPIPNHTMRKMIQEWCVVNKDYGIERIPTPRIPVTSSEVTVILRKIESCCKLQQGSESSRELVMKMRKMIKESTRNKRCFIANGAGKILSSTLLDFTEKSSVYEVETMEEILSTLTILLPLDGESKSILGSKSSLNCMIWFLKCGSLSSRRNSVFLLKEIMRMEETWRVEELLKIDGGLESLVKLVKEPICPTTTKASLLTIYHMVNSSQLSNEKARSKFVDLGLVELLIETLVDCEKSICEKVLGILARICNSQEGRKRANNYALTIPVLIKKLLRVSDLATEFSVSILWKLLIEKRDNVVLINEALQVGAFQKLLLLIQVGCSENTKEKASELLKLLNLHRGEVECIDSLDLKNLKRPF